ctcactccacacacacacccgtacggtgagaggttcctaccttatggtcttatgtcaaAACAGGCTGTTTTACcgggtttggtcacaagaggtcgccgatagaccgtgaaataccgggttcccaagttcatgcacatacatttccaatctgtttacatagaaagtaataaaagcgtcCCCTATAAGATTTTACAACGGACATATAGAACAGACGCAAaaggatcaccggctgacagacctctcaaaaagcaatcttagttttcaacccttaatccacagtattataacattaaatacaatattgaaaacagttgctcacacagtaaaaaaaacagaccaaagataccaagataaacaaatactccttccagcaggactttaacctgcgttttctcttttccttgctttattttttttcttttctttttttttttttttttcttcaattaattttaaccgaagctgggatttttaaccccagcaaaaccaatgctagccaaccaatgctagctaaccaatactagcaaaaccaatgctagcaaaccaatgctagctaaccaatactagcaaaaccaatgctagcaaaccaatgctagcaaacctgggattctttactggggcgtcccccagctttcccttcgggcggtcacgtctgacccccgtttcccaataaaagcgctttattctaaaaccaataaagaatttaaatacctcttaattggagcaggagatgcagggtactcttcgtccaccgagagcactggtcctggggggggagtctcttctgacaaacgttagtcaggggcgcccgagggtcccgaccccggacccggctcggggaggacccctcaagtcctggatctcctgtctggtgccatacctcctggctggctcgccagaaatgatgccgaattttgccccaaacaggcagagtgactgcctaatcagactcagcttaagtcaattaagcaggaggtatttttattaacgacgcgtcggagaaatcacaaaatggatttctgagttcacatagcaaaagcaagccttatatacaattttgggtatagggttacatcagatcaggtacataatcatgcatattcatatggggcgtggtgtaggcggagcgtgggcggagcgcaggtggagacatctcttttggggaattttcaggtggtcgttcctgttgccttcatcatagacggggtctttccgatgagtcttcctctttaaacttttgaactcatttcctaatttggtcaattcccggtgtgtttggcttagatcccgtggtttggcaaaacccttaggatcgtttcgacattgctggctctaaacctgcttagtccattagtttctcctatacctatctcttcccctgtcatgatgctctaccccttatctaatttgttgctctgttttcctagtgctgtgctttctccgtgtgctctagtgctaggccctgctttacaggcctcacattccatgttttaacccattacttctagaaggctatctgctttagggcttcatttcccccctttttcttgtaacttacgaattctttcgtcaagttgtAATCCTATAGGGTGCCACTAGGGGTCCCCATCACCGATCCGGGGTCGAGTTAAAGCCTTGATAATCATCCTGGTGTGAACCACTTCTTTCTGTATCAAACTCAACAAACATTTGTAAAAACACCAAACTAACAGAATCACAATTCCAAACATTAACACATATTGAATTAATGACGACAACCAACCCGAGATATTCAACCCCCATGAGTTAAACAATCCCTCAATCCAATTGTGTTCAGACTCATCTCTCTGAGTTCCTGCCTCTTGTTGCACGCATCGCAACTCAGAGATATCCTTTTCAACTTCTTTGGTGACATTTGGAATATGGATGCAGCAATGGTCAATTCTGCCACttaggtaaccacaaactccatgctcttttaacaacagcaGGTCCAAAGTCATCCTATTCTGCACTGTCATTTTTGAGGTAGCCTGCAATTGTAGGTTAAAATCTTTAAATCCTTTCTTAGTTGCTGCAGCCAACCGTTCAGTCTGGCCCAAAAGGTTAtacagcatttccctgtttcgataggAAGCTATTGGTGCAAACAACGATTCTAATGCCCAGCCAAGTTTAACTCCAGTACTAGGGGCATGCCATCTGTCTATGTCTTCCCTCTTCTTCATTACTCTGGTCTTCCCTTGTTTTACTGGAATATTATCTGGCCTATATAGAGATTCTTTCTTCCAGAAAGGACAGAGTGTAGGGATCCCCAGAGTAATTTGAGTCACTGGTCCATCTAACGGCAGATGGGTTGTCCACTGGCCATGTCCTAGTACCCAGACCAATTTCCCTGGACTTCGGATAGTTGTAGTCATACAAGATACCTTTTGGACAGGAGTTTGGAAAGTCTTCTCAGCTATTGTATGGTTCAGCTTACGGCACTCACATCCCCATTTCACTAAAACTCTCACTGGGGCTATACTAATTTGGTCTTCTGGAGTATCACAAGTGATCAGCTTCGAACAGTTCCAATACTCCCTACCTTCCCTTAGTTCTTGCCATTCTCTCCTAGAAGTTTGGAAATTGCTTACTTCAAAGGAAGTGGCGTTTTTACTCCCGGTCCACTGCACGCACCACTCTACCTCCCCTAAATAGGTATAGTGTTCTAATAAACTCTGTCCCCAAACAGTTTCCCAATTATCCCACAAGGAAGCGGTTGAAGTTGAATTTTGACATACCCATTCCTGTTCTGTCACCTTCACATCTATCTCCTTGTGTTGTACGTCATAACACCATCCATAGTTATTTAACCCTCCATATAATCCTGGCTTCGGTTCGAATCTCCCTCCATCCGCTCTACACTGCCACACATCTGAAGGCTTCGGTACAGTGGACCATTCTTTCATGGTCTTCTTCTTAAGTTTTTCCCTGATTTGCGGGTAACATGTCTGAGTTAGATTTTGAATAATAGGCGGATCTGGAATTGGAATAATCCCCCATGGAATGGGTTCTCCTGCAGCTTGTGGCAAGGGGAGACAGGCTGTAATCTTGGTTACATTCTGCATTTTCCCAAAATCTCTCACCAATCCTACTATCAAATTTTCTTGTTCCTCCGTTCGATTGAACTGTAGCTCTCGTCTCACTCGACTAGACCACACCCTTAATCCATAGCTTCCCTCAATTCCGCACATCAGCAAACAAAGATATGTTCCCTCACTTTGTTTCGATGTCCCGACATCTAACCATACTCTGCCTTGTCCTTTGCTCCCCCACCAATAACCCGAATCAATGAATCTCCAATTTCTATATTCCTTTTTCCACCATTTCACCTGATGTTCTCCTGTACAAGTTGGTTTAAATGTGAACTCACAGTTCATTTTTCCCCGATGACCTGCCCATTTATCCCGCACCTGTTTATACGGGACTACTTCGATAGACTCTGGATCTTGTCTATTTCCAAATCTCCAAGGAACAACCCTCAGGTTAACCATTCCCTGTTTCTGCTCCTGACCAATTGTCACGTTGCACCAATATCTTCCCATGTCTGATTGGCTTACCTTTTCCAGACATAAGGTAGAGTTTCCATGCTGTTCATCCTCATTCCAATAAGTCACCACTTTACCTTCGGCGACATTTCCTCCCCAGGTAACCCTGATTTTCTCAGCTCTTTTGCTCTGGTTATTCGTAACAATACAAGTAAGGTTAATATCCATATCCTGCATCACCCCAACCACAGGTCTTTCAGGGGTAACAATCACATCAGCAGCACATGAGGTCAATGGTTTGCCCATAGCCAACAACAGAATTAGGAGGAAAATGGTTTTCCCCGTGTAATCATTCGAGTTGCAGACACCCTTTGTGCCTCTCATTGTTTGATGTGAATTcgttctacccgtaaaataacctctttttttttttttttttttttttttttttttttttttttttttttttttgtttagtgtcTAAATCTCTAAGGATCTAATTTGGTAACCAGCGGTGTACcttaatacaatttgttcggaagcttcaaacaattccctagcttctaaaatgggtctgttggcgaatttctttaaggccaaatagtcgtcattttcccttgcttctttgcagctacactcataacattggaggtccaaTATCACAACCTCTGCAAAGAAATCCAGTTAGTCCCACACAATGTGCTTGGCAAAGTTGGGTTTCATCAGGGTCACATCTATCTTAATGTGGCTAAACTGCCGCCGCTGGGAGCGGGGATCTCGTAACGTAACGCCCGGCAGAGGCTCTAAGGGAATGACGAAAGCTCGTTCCCTTAGTTCCCTCTCCGAGTCCTCTTTATCATCATCTAGCCCTTTCCGCTTGACCTTCACTCCGGCGTGGGCGTGGTGCATCCGCGGATCACGAGCCAACCGGGAATCCAGGGACGTCGactccgaaccgcggtgaaggtagtcagcagcacttggaaaggtccttcctacttttcttgtaggggttctTCCTAAAaggttcttaacatacacccaatcaccggggttaaacggatgcgatttacaatcaggttgcttaggttggtacTGATCAttacagtagcattcttatcaaactgttttctcaccgtaattacataatcataaatgtattgattactaATCTGGTCTATGGCATCCCCATTTACAGTTTGCAtggcataaggtctaccatatagAATTTCAAAAAGGACTTTTCCTTCGAgcttggtttgactctcagtctcagcagagcaataagcaaagcttgataccacggcaaattagtctcttggcatattttagcaatttgctgtttgataagatgattcatcttttccacttgcccactggcctgtggacggtagggcgtgtgcaattgccatttgatttgtaatgctttgcttattgctctcactacttttgcacagaaatgtgtacctctatccgaagaaatgctcttcggtaccccaaaccgtggaataatttcattcaacagtactctagttacctctctttccttattcgtcctacaggggaatgcttcaggccacccagaaaatgtgtcagttaataccaacaagtaccgaaagcccccttttcttgggagttcagaaaaatcaatttgccatacctcacctgggaatttacctcggcttatggctccttggtatactttggttcctgtattcgggttgttcttcagacaccgttcacactgggacgtaacgtgttttatggtagtaaataattttggtcctgctatgctggtctgcaaatattggtaaagcgaatctaggccccaatgggccttctcatgttctgccttcacaaactgccacatcacgtttcctggtatcactaactgtcctgtttctaattgaccccaaccattttctagtattttgcccttattcctttgaatccatctatgatctgattcttggtaatctggctggatattgatatccagctcccctggtattagggccgctatttccgcttccctatttcttgtggccgccaatttagcttctgtatctgccttcctgttccctatttctggaatagtattgcctttcaaatgccccttgcaatgcattatggccacctgtgttgggagttggaccgcctccagcagtcgcagaacctcttctgcatgtttgactgtttttccttgtgtagtcagcagtcctctttctttccagatggctccatgagcatgtacgacagaaaaggcatatttagagtctgtccatatattaatttgcatgttctctgctaattccagggctcgggtcagagctatcagctctgccttttgagctgaagtccctgcaggcagggggtttgactcaattaccctttctgtagtggtgactgcatagccagccattcttaccccttgcttcacgaagctgctgccatccgaaaaccagttgtccgcgccttcgaacggctcctctttgagatctgggcgactggagtagacggcttcaattgtttccaggcagtcatgctcgatgggttctgctggggctcttccttctaagaatgaagctgggttcacaatattagttacctgaatggttacatcatctgattcagccaggatggcctggtactttaagaatctggaaggcgacaaccaatggttgcctttctgttccagcacggctgacacagtgtgggatactaacacagtcaccttttggcccagcgtgagcttcctggcctcttctatgttaattatcactgcggccactgccctcagacagcctggccatcctttacttacttcatccaatcgcttggagaagtaggccacagctctcttgtgtggtcccagctgctgtgctagtactcctagggccatcccttgccgctcatgggaaaatagccagaatggttttgacacatctgggagacctaaggctggtgctctcatcagctcccgcttcagcctcttaaaggccccttccgcctcgggagtccaaactaggatattcttggtttcctttagcaaatcatacaatggtttagcgagtatcccgtactggtagatccatagccgacaccaacctgtcatccccagaaaggcgcgcagatctctcaccgtctctggtttgggcatctggcagatggcctctttcctggctgctcccagggatcgctgtcctctggagatttcgtatcccaggtacaccacttccttttgcaccagttgtgctttctgttgagagactcgatatccacttaaacccaggaaattcaacaaggaaatagtccattcaatgcattcttcctccgtcactgtcgctattaggaggtcgtctacgtactgcaggagggcgccatctcccggcggcccttcccattgttctaattctttggctaactgattcccaaagatagtgggcgagttagaccggccttggggcaaccgtgtccaggtaagttgggtctttctccccctatctactgattcccactcaaaggcaaaaattctCTGACTCtcggggctaagggaaggcagaagaatgcgtctttcaaatctaatacggtgaaccaggccaggctatcctttagcctagttaaaagcgtatatggattagcaaccactgggtgtaatgtcttggttatttcgtttactgtcctcagatcctgaacgagcccatatgttccattaggtttctttactggcaggattggtgtattaaaatctgattcgcattctatcaataaccccagttctaaaaaccttttgattatgggctcaatcccctcctttctcctatcttcagagggtattgttttcttaccactgattctgccccaattttaagttcaacaacaatcggtgctgcttatttgatttcaggggggattgtgaaaggggctagcggtgggcctgttagctaaaggagtgagaagtaagaagaagagactgataaggagctttccccaaggccttggcagctttcccagaagccttggcagcacgccaggtaactcccatggcatccgaactttcttcaccaagttccccatcagagcccccttctacttcAGCCCCCCCCCGTTAGGTATCAGCCTTGACTTTTTTGTCTGCATTTtactccgtttctctctctattctctattcctttaaaactccaaagagcgagttctaggttactgctaaattaacagctgttttagctcagactaatgggtaagtctcgctcgggatttgcttgaaattgtaataattgtgattctcaggtaaaggttccacacaactgattgttaggcttagagctgtaatcagttgttcctcgtttacttgaaattccaatttgtccttattgaattttattatggctcttaagttctccaataggtttcttctcaataagggctttggtgaatttggtaaatataagaactgatgaatttcatctgtttcctaatactgtatttaatgggtttcagaaagtaaggcttttctggttggcctgttgctcccacaaattgtataaatccatcacttttaggtaccaattcctgatttaaaactgaaaaagttgctcccgtattaatcaaaagtactgtttaaactgtgctttatcccactgagttaattgatctactataaataacaaatatttccaccgacctactttaaacaaatctacaaaatcaatctggatcttttgaaatagccgctaggctgttttgcattctccagagggagggctcttaagcactttcttatttaccttttaacaggtgagacacccctgggtaatttgcttttttttttttttttttttttttttttttttttttttttttgtgaggtcatgatttcaatctctctctttcttaaggttgctttttgtttctttattagccaaattatttctctgactttaatatCCCTTCCCCcgtctggtgttcctttatatgaactatcccctcatatattaaccccttcctttgagtgtttataagtctcctttccttctaaatttctctaaaagtatgtactacactaaaagcatgtttggagtctgtataaacaGTCCCCTTTTCgcccttttaaaatccacaagcttgcgctgaccaggagggactaaagggattagactccttcactctaaacttttctacttcacctgaaagccaacccatgtcatcaatttctagatcatcttctttaggtaaagaatagatttcaagttttccttcacagggttttatctgtaaatttagggctactattagatctctgcctagcatattctcctcggcttctggtaccaacaataaatcatttactccaaatttgttatttgtttcaattttcaccccttttattataggaacagggaaagcttctcctgtaattccgactactgaaacttgctcacaactcacttcacatccctggggtaattttgtcactgttgaccgagaaactcctgtatttactaaaaatacaaattcttcactctgaggacctacttttagctttattatcaagggctcttctaggtgtaattcgatctttttcgttagacaaaacccttgccctttctgactctcctgagaagttttctcatcttgctgtttctttttacaatttctttgcaggtgcccctttttatgacaataaaagcaGGTAGGTTccacacccttctttttctcatttccactacatgcatcacagcaacgttccttgggctttggacccttcttatccctttccagggctagtactaggggatcctgaggggctacgttaatttcacattctttttgccactcaggtttattccttagggtgaagaacatgtctgcgtacattatttcatcccatttattgagccggcggaggaggagtattagttgcaaaatagtgttataattagttgttccctctggtggccatttttctccgtcatcaagacggtacaggggccaccattgtgtacaatactttaaaagtgtctttttacttatgtttccccctggaatccctcccaggtccttccagtgtcttaggatacatcctaaaggggttttcatatttatatctttactctgttggcttcccatggctattctctgtattcgtgctcttttccacaagtaccatatgccaatataccttaacacttcattcacacaatttccattcgcttcgtccaggaaATGTGGATCGGGACTCCACTCTCGTTttgcagcgatgctgcgtctcactcactccacacacacacccgtacggtgagaggttcctaccttatggtcttatgtcaaAACAGGCTGTTTTACcgggtttggtcacaagaggtcgccgatagaccgtgaaataccgggttcccaagttcatgcacatacatttccaatctgtttacatagaaagtaataaaagcgtcCCCTATAAGATTTTACAACGGACATATAGAACAGACGCAAaaggatcaccggctgacagacctctcaaaaagcaatcttagttttcaacccttaatccacagtattataacattaaatacaatattgaaaacagttgctcacacagtaaaaaaaacagaccaaagataccaagataaacaaatactccttccagcaggactttaacctgcgttttctcttttccttgctttattttttttcttttctttttttttttttttttttcttcaattaattttaaccgaagctgggatttttaaccccagcaaaaccaatgctagccaaccaatgctagctaaccaatactagcaaaaccaatgctagcaaaccaatgctagctaaccaatactagcaaaaccaatgctagcaaaccaatgctagcaaacctgggattctttactggggcgtcccccagctttcccttcgggcggtcacgtctgacccccgtttcccaataaaagcgctttattctaaaaccaataaagaatttaaatacctcttaattggagcaggagatgcagggtactcttcgtccaccgagagcactggtccgggggggagtctcttctgacaaacgttagtcaggggcgcccgagggtcccgaccccggacccggctcggggaggacccctcaagtcctggatctcctgtctggtgccatacctcctggctggctcgccagaaatgatgccgaattttgccccaaacaggcagagtgactgcctaatcagactcagcttaagtcaattaagcaggaggtatttttattaacgacgcgtcggagaaatcacaaaatggatttctgagttcacatagcaaaagcaagccttatatacaattttgggtatagggttacatcagatcaggtacataatcatgcatattcatatggggcgtggtgtaggcggagcgtgggcggagctcaggtggagacatctcttttggggaattttcaggtggtcgttcctgttgccttcatcatagacggggtctttccgatgagtcttcctctttaaacttttgaactcatttcctaatttggtcaattcccggtgtgtttggcttagatcccgtggtttggcaaaacccttaggatcgtttcgacattgctggctctaaacctgcttagtccattagtttctcctatacctatctcttcccctgtcatgatgctctaccccttatctaatttgttgctctgttttcctagtgctgtgctttctccgtgtgctctagtgctaggccctgctttacaggcctcacattccatgttttaacccattacttctagaaggctatctgctttagggcttcagtattgggatttaattccaacatcacactgcaacatcagagtttgaaagtggggaaaagattgctacgtccttggggatccactatctttcttattctacctctcctaaaattgtggcaaatttactatccagatccataaaatggggagccactttaaaaccaaacctctaaatgtgactaggtagccttggtgtcccagggttttaaagtggacaatttgtctcaattttgtaagggaaatttgatgacgttattttctaaaaagcaggtagacctcttgtctaaaaactgggtagacctaatgccgaaaagtttaccatcagaaccctccattttggcagaccacggattggctatgctggtgagtttgaggttttatagatcagagtttttagtgaataactttgaatgtgttcattttcccacaagctgggagggtttgagcaggctgcctgaagtctatgaacagcttgcaccacggccaagtgtgggactgaagacctgccttctgaggaactgtgaatcgtttgtgcttgacaacgggaagagaaacagcaattgtgagatggagggcaaaccagaaacatcatctgctgagcaagagaacaacaccaagccggcgacatccccagctcagacagagaactgcagggaacagacactggaagacatccttactgtgactattcctgataaaaaatccaccttgtccttgctgtggtacccagcaggtgaactgtgtgttgggcttgattgaacatctgagggtaacccatgggaaaaggagggtttgctttcagtgtgctcaatgtgaaaaagagtagagtaattatcatagtattgtttgtcactttcctaaatgcaggggaacagcagaaatggctccaggcagggagtggatatgtgaggaatgcagcatggacttcaagatgaaaattgttctgggacaacacaaaagattggcacatttattgattagaaatcagaaaagggttgctttcccacccaaaagagacttccaaccaaggagcccacaaaagatgcttgactaaagaggaggaagaactactgataagattggaggctcagtttgaggggaacaagaacatcaataaactcattgcaggacacacatcacaagcaaaacagctaaacaaagcaaggacaaaaggagattgctgcccaagaaaccagctgaggatgtagataaagaaacagggatgagtcatcaaaccaggagaccacatgagggcctgagaacggacttggacaaagatcttgggaggagtcagatgcttgggagagcagctgctggaaggaaaacacatcccaagatgagtccccaccccgataaggataacaacagctgggaaacagcaagtgacagagggagaggcagctgcagacccaTTATCTCAGACCCcccagtgaatggtatcagctgggacaattaacaccttcccacaggcattcaagcacttcctagatggccaggagatgcaatcaacagtcagtcaatcagcacaggaatgcttctgatgctttgaatcaatcagccagataaggatagcaaccagagagaaggaaaaaatggggacccaggaaaaaggaacaacaggaccttttcaaaaatggatgaaaagaagagcagttaagaaaggtaattttcttttcgtccaggacctgctccatctagataggggaaaacttgctaaaattatcctgaatgacacagtgtttgtcctgtgaaatcatacccatggaacatttctcagttttaaaagccatatgagaacacttgatagccttgggaacttccaaactaatgggaaagctgacaatggtgctttcagagaattaattacagcaaaagaatttgagaaaaatgggcaggagatgagcaaaaactcagctcccagtttgggataactctaagggacatcaagaagat
This window of the Melospiza melodia melodia isolate bMelMel2 chromosome 17, bMelMel2.pri, whole genome shotgun sequence genome carries:
- the LOC134425961 gene encoding uncharacterized protein K02A2.6-like; this translates as MGSQQSKDINMKTPLGCILRHWKDLGGIPGGNISKKTLLKYCTQWWPLYRLDDGEKWPPEGTTNYNTILQLILLLRRLNKWDEIMYADMFFTLRNKPEWQKECEINVAPQDPLVLALERDKKGPKPKERCCDACSGNEKKKGVEPTCFYCHKKGHLQRNCKKKQQDEKTSQESQKGQGFCLTKKIELHLEEPLIIKLKVGPQSEEFVFLVNTGVSRSTVTKLPQGCEVSCEQVSVVGITGEAFPVPIIKGVKIETNNKFGVNDLLLVPEAEENMLGRDLIVALNLQIKPCEGKLEIYSLPKEDDLEIDDMGWLSGEVEKFRVKESNPFSPSWSAQACGF